In Fodinibius saliphilus, a genomic segment contains:
- the leuS gene encoding leucine--tRNA ligase, protein MSSYKPEDIESKWQEYWQQNKTFKTPEDHDKPKYYVLDMFPYPSGSGLHVGHPEGYTATDILARYKRMNGFNVLHPIGWDAFGLPAEQYAVKTGTHPRDTTEKNVNRFREQLQDLGFSYDWDREVNTTDPDYYKWTQWIFLKLYEKGLAYEDDVPVNWCPELGTVLANEEVIDGKSEVGGHPVVKKPMRQWVLKITEYAERLLQGLDELDWPESTKKMQRDWIGKSMGADIDFEISGYEDEIRVFTTRPDTIFGATYMVLAPEHDLVDKITVEDQKEAVASYQKEAARKSDLERTELSDEKTGVFTGAHAVNPANGKKIPIWVADYVLASYGTGAIMAVPGQDERDWEFAEKFDLPIVRTVQPPEDFDGDAYTGEGKAINSEFLNGLEVEEAKEKIIDWLEEHDAGKKAVNYKLRDWLFSRQRYWGEPFPIIHVDGEPKPVGEDNLPVTLPEMDDFEPTDDGNPPLAKATDWVNIEDPESGKPAKRETNTMPQWAGSCWYYLRYCSPEFKDGPVDPNEENYWMPVDMYVGGAEHSVLHLLYARFWHKVLYDCGVVSTKEPFQRLVHQGMILGEVEFTGYKHEENWISANTKADFEDVKRIKLDEEQVEKKGDDFVVKGTEIRVDAKAHKMSKSRGNVVNPDDIVEQYGADSMRLYEMFMGPLEQVKPWSTQDVDGVYRFLGRVWRMIIDEDTGELNDSVTDSDPSKEQLKVLHECIQKVTGDITDLSFNTAISAMMIFVNEANKWDSHPKSVLESFIKLLSPFAPHIAEEIWRRLGNEETIAYADWPEFNEEYLISDTQLYPIQVNGKVRGEIHVPRDKAKDKEYVLSEAKAEDNVQRYLEDGNLVKEIFVPERIVNLVVK, encoded by the coding sequence ATGAGCTCATATAAGCCGGAAGATATTGAGTCCAAATGGCAAGAATATTGGCAACAAAACAAAACGTTCAAAACGCCGGAAGATCACGATAAACCCAAATATTATGTGTTGGATATGTTTCCCTATCCCAGTGGATCAGGACTACATGTAGGACACCCAGAGGGCTATACGGCTACGGATATCCTGGCACGATATAAGCGGATGAACGGATTCAATGTACTTCATCCCATTGGGTGGGATGCTTTTGGATTACCGGCTGAGCAATATGCTGTTAAGACGGGAACCCATCCACGCGATACTACCGAAAAGAACGTCAACCGTTTCCGTGAACAGTTGCAGGATCTGGGCTTTAGTTATGACTGGGATCGTGAGGTAAATACTACCGATCCAGATTATTATAAATGGACGCAGTGGATTTTTCTGAAACTCTATGAAAAGGGATTAGCCTACGAAGATGATGTGCCGGTTAACTGGTGTCCTGAGTTGGGAACCGTGTTGGCTAACGAGGAAGTAATTGATGGCAAGAGCGAAGTAGGGGGACATCCCGTTGTAAAGAAACCAATGCGGCAGTGGGTATTAAAGATTACAGAATATGCCGAGCGATTGCTTCAGGGACTGGATGAATTAGATTGGCCGGAATCTACTAAAAAGATGCAGCGCGATTGGATTGGGAAGTCGATGGGGGCTGATATCGATTTTGAGATATCAGGTTATGAGGATGAGATCCGAGTATTCACCACTCGTCCTGATACTATTTTTGGAGCTACCTATATGGTATTGGCACCGGAGCACGATCTGGTAGACAAGATTACGGTTGAAGATCAGAAAGAAGCGGTAGCTAGTTATCAGAAAGAAGCAGCGCGTAAATCTGATCTGGAGCGTACCGAGCTCAGTGACGAAAAGACTGGAGTATTTACAGGTGCACATGCTGTTAATCCCGCCAATGGTAAAAAGATTCCGATCTGGGTAGCTGACTATGTATTGGCAAGCTATGGCACCGGGGCTATTATGGCGGTACCGGGCCAGGATGAACGCGATTGGGAGTTCGCGGAAAAATTTGATCTTCCTATTGTTCGTACGGTACAGCCACCCGAAGATTTTGATGGAGATGCTTACACCGGCGAAGGCAAGGCGATCAATAGTGAGTTTTTGAACGGGTTAGAGGTTGAAGAGGCCAAAGAAAAGATTATTGATTGGCTTGAAGAGCATGATGCCGGTAAGAAAGCGGTAAACTATAAATTGCGTGATTGGTTATTCTCGCGTCAGCGCTATTGGGGTGAACCATTTCCAATTATACATGTTGATGGAGAGCCGAAACCGGTTGGGGAAGATAACTTACCGGTGACACTGCCAGAGATGGATGACTTTGAGCCCACTGATGATGGTAATCCGCCTTTGGCCAAAGCTACAGACTGGGTGAATATTGAAGATCCTGAGTCTGGTAAGCCTGCGAAACGAGAAACGAATACAATGCCGCAGTGGGCGGGTTCTTGTTGGTATTATTTACGGTATTGTAGTCCGGAATTTAAGGACGGTCCCGTAGATCCTAATGAAGAAAACTACTGGATGCCGGTAGATATGTATGTTGGTGGTGCTGAACACAGTGTGCTCCACTTGCTTTACGCGCGTTTTTGGCATAAGGTGCTTTATGATTGCGGAGTAGTATCTACAAAAGAACCATTCCAGAGATTGGTTCATCAGGGTATGATTCTCGGAGAAGTGGAGTTTACCGGGTATAAGCATGAAGAAAATTGGATATCTGCTAATACCAAAGCTGATTTTGAAGATGTTAAGCGTATAAAACTCGATGAAGAGCAGGTTGAAAAGAAGGGGGATGATTTTGTTGTTAAGGGCACTGAAATTCGCGTGGATGCTAAGGCACACAAAATGTCGAAGTCGCGCGGGAATGTCGTAAATCCCGATGATATTGTAGAACAGTATGGCGCCGACTCTATGCGCCTTTATGAGATGTTTATGGGACCATTGGAGCAGGTGAAGCCTTGGAGTACTCAGGATGTTGATGGGGTATACCGTTTCCTGGGACGTGTTTGGCGCATGATTATTGATGAAGATACGGGTGAACTGAATGATTCGGTAACGGACAGTGACCCTTCCAAAGAGCAGTTGAAAGTACTCCATGAATGTATTCAGAAAGTGACGGGTGATATTACAGACTTGTCGTTTAATACGGCAATTTCTGCAATGATGATATTTGTGAATGAGGCGAATAAATGGGATAGTCATCCGAAGTCAGTACTGGAAAGCTTTATTAAGCTATTGTCACCCTTTGCACCACATATTGCTGAGGAGATATGGCGTCGATTGGGTAATGAGGAGACCATCGCGTATGCAGATTGGCCGGAGTTTAATGAGGAATACTTGATTTCTGATACCCAATTGTATCCTATACAGGTGAATGGTAAGGTTCGTGGTGAAATTCACGTACCGCGTGATAAAGCCAAAGACAAGGAGTATGTACTTTCTGAGGCAAAAGCTGAAGATAACGTTCAGCGATATTTAGAAGATGGGAATCTTGTAAAAGAGATTTTTGTACCCGAACGTATTGTTAACCTCGTAGTGAAATAA
- a CDS encoding sodium:calcium antiporter, with amino-acid sequence MIYPILICVVGIMLIVYFSEKLVEATVGTSLHIGLSTFLISVIFIGFDPENLALGSVASYEGLGGIAMGTVLGSAMVALTLALGITALIVPLEFEKVPMQIPLLQAGAVTFFGGLCLDGSLSRLDGILLLTGYGASLYYLIYLGKGGLHIEPTSETAEVLEEEKEFGKWQAIGMLGLSLVAIIIGSDLVVDASSTLMADMGLSDTVFGMSVLALVVSIEELARELPAALKGRSEITIGNVMGSVLAFFLFNAGIIALVQPVTLSTDLLYFYLPVSLGMVLFVSLLMMQKLITRWMGGVLVISYLLFFGWGYF; translated from the coding sequence ATGATTTATCCCATTCTCATTTGTGTGGTTGGTATCATGCTTATTGTCTACTTTTCAGAAAAGTTGGTAGAGGCAACGGTAGGGACCTCACTGCATATAGGATTATCAACCTTTCTGATAAGTGTCATTTTTATTGGTTTTGATCCGGAAAACTTAGCACTTGGTTCGGTAGCGTCATATGAGGGCCTTGGCGGTATTGCTATGGGGACTGTATTGGGATCAGCAATGGTGGCTTTAACCTTAGCTCTGGGAATTACCGCCCTGATTGTACCGTTGGAATTTGAGAAAGTACCTATGCAGATTCCGTTATTACAAGCAGGGGCAGTTACATTTTTTGGAGGTCTATGTTTAGATGGAAGTCTTTCTCGATTGGATGGGATTTTACTGTTGACGGGATATGGAGCTTCTTTATACTACCTGATCTATTTAGGAAAGGGGGGGCTACATATTGAACCTACCAGTGAAACAGCAGAAGTACTGGAAGAGGAGAAAGAGTTTGGCAAATGGCAGGCTATTGGAATGTTGGGTCTATCACTGGTAGCGATTATTATAGGCAGTGACCTGGTTGTAGATGCTTCTTCTACATTAATGGCAGATATGGGGCTTTCGGATACTGTTTTTGGGATGTCCGTTTTGGCATTAGTAGTAAGTATTGAAGAGTTGGCTAGGGAGCTCCCTGCAGCATTGAAAGGTCGCTCTGAAATAACCATTGGAAATGTAATGGGCTCGGTATTAGCATTTTTTCTTTTCAATGCCGGAATAATAGCACTTGTTCAACCTGTTACATTGAGTACTGATCTCTTGTACTTCTACCTGCCGGTAAGTCTTGGGATGGTATTGTTCGTTAGCTTACTGATGATGCAAAAATTAATAACACGATGGATGGGGGGCGTTCTGGTTATTAGCTATCTTCTTTTTTTTGGATGGGGATATTTCTAA
- a CDS encoding GH3 family domain-containing protein: MTLRDYQEEQLFILIRAARQTQFGEQHLFSDLQRYEDFRDQVSPTFYNDIANHIDQLKEGAEDLLWPGTISQFAISAGTSGNGKHLPLSNHRLASDQRFMRKVVWNYLKQRPNIFRLWGKHLSLPGSIEKHTQFETGEISAFTARNVPWWLSTFQLIDTQKLVTLPFQKKIDRIVKEAINKDVRIITAVPSWLLTIFQRVLNKTGKSSIAEVWPNLSLLVCGGVKLEHYCSHLQQLVQKSDLDFIETYGASEGYFAFRDNLQKEDMKLVTDNGIFYEFIPNPLPDKNSMAIQQAVPIWEVKAGVPYALVVTTNAGLWRYALNDIIEFTQTDPPRIKVKGRVSEMLDNYGEALYSYEADEALVKATEGMDIEISSFTIGASLQDQHSVPRHHWFIQSPTPLHRDTLNRIAKKVDSIIRESNRHYAIRRESDALGSPVFNTISQQQINDWLKQQGKQKAQGKLPAVLHSKEDIQFFK, from the coding sequence GTGACACTCAGAGATTACCAAGAAGAACAGCTTTTTATACTCATCCGGGCCGCCCGCCAAACCCAATTCGGAGAGCAGCATCTTTTCTCTGATCTGCAACGATATGAAGATTTCCGCGACCAGGTATCCCCCACCTTTTATAATGACATTGCCAATCACATAGATCAACTTAAAGAAGGCGCCGAAGACTTACTATGGCCCGGTACAATCTCTCAATTTGCAATCTCTGCAGGCACATCGGGCAACGGCAAACACTTGCCTCTATCCAATCACCGGCTGGCCTCAGACCAGCGGTTTATGCGTAAAGTAGTGTGGAACTATCTCAAACAGCGACCCAATATTTTCAGACTTTGGGGCAAGCATTTAAGCCTGCCGGGTTCTATTGAGAAACATACTCAGTTTGAAACCGGAGAAATCAGTGCTTTCACTGCCCGAAACGTTCCTTGGTGGCTCTCCACTTTTCAACTAATCGATACCCAAAAACTAGTCACTCTTCCCTTCCAAAAAAAGATAGATCGCATTGTAAAAGAAGCAATCAATAAAGATGTTCGTATTATTACCGCTGTGCCCAGCTGGTTGCTTACCATCTTTCAACGCGTTCTTAATAAAACCGGTAAAAGTAGTATTGCAGAAGTATGGCCTAACCTATCACTACTTGTCTGTGGAGGTGTAAAACTGGAACATTACTGTTCTCATCTACAACAGCTTGTCCAAAAATCTGATCTAGACTTTATCGAAACTTATGGCGCCTCCGAAGGATACTTTGCCTTCCGTGATAATCTGCAAAAAGAGGATATGAAACTGGTCACCGACAACGGCATATTCTACGAATTTATCCCCAACCCCCTGCCTGATAAGAATTCGATGGCTATACAGCAAGCCGTTCCCATTTGGGAAGTCAAAGCCGGAGTTCCCTATGCATTAGTAGTAACAACCAATGCCGGCCTTTGGCGATATGCGTTAAACGACATCATAGAGTTTACCCAAACCGATCCCCCTCGTATCAAGGTAAAGGGACGCGTCAGTGAAATGTTGGACAATTACGGCGAAGCTCTCTATAGCTATGAAGCAGATGAAGCTCTGGTTAAAGCAACCGAGGGCATGGATATTGAAATATCTTCTTTTACCATCGGAGCAAGCCTGCAAGACCAGCACTCGGTGCCCAGACACCATTGGTTTATTCAAAGCCCAACCCCGCTTCATCGCGATACGCTAAACCGTATAGCCAAAAAAGTTGATTCTATTATCCGGGAATCCAATCGGCATTATGCCATTCGCCGAGAAAGTGATGCTCTAGGCTCCCCTGTCTTTAATACGATCTCTCAGCAACAAATCAATGATTGGTTAAAGCAACAAGGAAAACAGAAAGCCCAGGGAAAGTTACCGGCCGTTCTTCATTCAAAAGAGGATATTCAATTTTTCAAGTGA
- a CDS encoding DNA repair protein RecO C-terminal domain-containing protein codes for MAESLKTEIDLSQYPHINKGLAGIVAFSSNKSFIDGKKGELIYAGYDIDTLAENASFEEVCFLLWNNRLPNKSELEELNTKLQNSRELPKPVLDYIQNTSKNAEPMAVLRTAVSMLGDFHELDADDTDEFRINKAITITAKIPTIIAAFDRSRSGKNIVEPLNEKSTAFNFLYMLNDEKPGEEAEKTMNLCLILHAEHGMNASTFTNRAICSTESDMYSSVTGAIGALKGPLHGGANQQVMNMLLDIDEKDADPVEYIHQRLDNKEKVMGFGHRVYKTMDPRARILRGMSKQLSEETGHTELYEWSEAILETMKNEKDIDPNVDFFSATVYYSMGIKPDLYTCIFTMSRVSGWTGHYIEQAENNRLVRPRALYIGEKNKDWVPVEQR; via the coding sequence ATGGCTGAGAGCTTAAAGACAGAAATTGACCTAAGTCAATATCCGCACATTAATAAAGGTTTGGCAGGTATTGTCGCTTTTTCTTCAAATAAAAGTTTTATCGACGGAAAAAAAGGAGAACTTATCTATGCCGGATATGATATTGACACCTTAGCAGAAAACGCTAGTTTCGAAGAAGTATGCTTTCTGCTTTGGAACAACCGTTTACCCAACAAGTCGGAATTAGAAGAACTTAACACCAAACTGCAAAACAGCCGAGAGCTTCCAAAGCCGGTATTAGACTATATTCAAAATACGTCTAAAAATGCAGAACCGATGGCAGTGCTCCGAACGGCTGTGTCTATGCTTGGTGATTTCCATGAATTAGATGCTGACGATACCGACGAATTCCGTATCAACAAAGCTATTACTATTACCGCAAAAATCCCTACAATTATTGCTGCTTTTGATCGCAGTCGTAGTGGCAAAAACATTGTTGAACCTCTCAACGAAAAAAGTACAGCGTTCAACTTTCTTTATATGTTAAATGATGAAAAACCCGGCGAAGAGGCTGAAAAAACGATGAATCTTTGCCTCATCTTACACGCCGAGCACGGCATGAACGCATCCACCTTTACCAACCGTGCCATCTGCTCAACAGAATCCGATATGTATTCTTCTGTTACGGGAGCTATTGGTGCCCTAAAAGGACCTCTGCACGGCGGTGCTAACCAGCAGGTCATGAACATGCTGCTAGATATCGATGAAAAAGACGCTGACCCTGTAGAGTATATCCACCAACGTCTGGATAACAAAGAGAAAGTAATGGGCTTTGGCCATCGTGTATACAAGACCATGGACCCCCGTGCTCGCATTCTTCGAGGTATGTCTAAACAACTTTCAGAAGAAACCGGCCATACTGAACTTTACGAATGGTCAGAAGCGATCCTCGAAACCATGAAGAACGAAAAAGATATCGATCCAAATGTCGATTTCTTCTCAGCAACAGTATATTACTCTATGGGTATTAAACCTGATCTTTATACCTGCATTTTCACCATGAGCCGCGTTTCCGGCTGGACAGGTCACTACATCGAACAGGCTGAAAATAACCGCCTTGTTCGTCCCCGTGCCCTATACATCGGTGAAAAGAATAAAGACTGGGTCCCAGTTGAACAACGATAA
- the mazG gene encoding nucleoside triphosphate pyrophosphohydrolase: protein MAEDRKPTKNFNDLVEIVQILRKECPWDRKQTHESIKDNLIEEAYEAVEAIDTKDFGELQKELGDVLLHVVFHSRMGEEKDNFSINDVIFSIQQKLIRRHPHVFGDENANDEEQVAKNWESIKMEEGKKSVLEGIPTPLPALIRAQRMQEKAANVGFDWPEFSQVWEKLEEELDEFKEVLESGTEKEKQDEFGDLLFSLVNAGRFFNLNAEDSLRATNRKFIQRFQYIEERLKEEDKDISDVSLKEMDKHWNNAKEQAES, encoded by the coding sequence ATGGCTGAAGATCGCAAGCCCACCAAAAATTTCAACGACCTTGTAGAAATTGTACAAATTCTTCGAAAAGAATGTCCTTGGGATCGTAAGCAGACCCATGAAAGTATTAAAGACAATTTAATCGAAGAAGCCTATGAAGCTGTCGAAGCTATTGATACCAAAGACTTTGGCGAACTACAGAAAGAGCTCGGCGATGTACTACTGCATGTTGTATTCCATAGCCGAATGGGCGAAGAAAAAGACAACTTCTCCATAAACGATGTAATATTCTCCATCCAGCAAAAGCTCATCCGGCGTCACCCCCATGTTTTTGGAGATGAAAATGCCAATGACGAAGAACAAGTAGCCAAGAACTGGGAAAGTATTAAAATGGAAGAAGGGAAAAAATCAGTATTGGAAGGTATCCCCACCCCCCTCCCTGCCCTTATCCGAGCGCAACGTATGCAAGAGAAAGCCGCCAACGTAGGCTTTGACTGGCCCGAATTTTCACAGGTTTGGGAGAAGCTTGAAGAAGAGCTCGACGAATTTAAAGAAGTGCTTGAGAGCGGTACAGAAAAAGAAAAACAAGACGAATTCGGCGATCTCCTTTTTTCACTGGTAAATGCCGGTCGGTTCTTCAATCTGAATGCTGAAGATAGCCTGCGTGCCACAAACCGAAAATTCATTCAACGATTTCAATACATCGAAGAGCGACTAAAAGAAGAAGACAAAGATATCTCGGATGTTTCACTCAAAGAGATGGACAAACACTGGAATAATGCTAAAGAACAAGCTGAATCTTAA
- a CDS encoding asparagine synthetase B has product MLLRTLIIILISLFLSSTGLAQQQLFIPMDASQTNHLKAYGIIFNNLQDGNSSKWLLNYKGGSFMTDYSDELLRTCRLKNVKATVISNKEAAKIITEVEQPNSNTSVTKLDKAPKIAVYTPKQALPWDDAVTLALTYADIEFDKVWDPEVLNGKLSKYDWLHLHHEDFTGQYGKFWGSSKNQPWYIKQVRQMEAMAKELGYESVSKEKKAVAAKIKEYVGNGGFMFSMCSGTDTFDIALAAQGVDIAPTPYDGDPMDPNVQQKLNFKNTLAFTDFKVSTNPAEYEHANIDVPVQINEVDKSLDFFTLFEFSAKWDPVPTMLTQNHVSSIRGFYGQTTAFQKDKIKESVVILGESPGRNMVKYVHGNYGRGTFTFYAGHDPEDYTHRVNDPPTDLSLHTSSPGYRLILNNILFPAAKKKKRKT; this is encoded by the coding sequence ATGCTATTACGCACTCTTATTATAATTCTTATCTCTCTATTTCTAAGTTCAACCGGCCTGGCACAACAACAGCTGTTTATTCCTATGGATGCCTCTCAAACCAACCATTTGAAGGCCTACGGAATTATATTCAATAACCTACAGGACGGGAACTCATCGAAGTGGTTGCTAAACTATAAAGGGGGCAGCTTTATGACCGATTACTCCGATGAATTACTGCGTACTTGTCGACTTAAAAATGTGAAAGCTACAGTTATTTCCAATAAAGAAGCAGCCAAGATTATAACTGAAGTAGAACAACCCAATTCCAATACATCGGTTACAAAGCTCGATAAAGCCCCTAAAATTGCGGTCTACACCCCTAAACAGGCCCTACCCTGGGATGATGCTGTGACCCTGGCCCTGACTTATGCCGATATTGAATTTGATAAGGTTTGGGACCCGGAAGTACTCAACGGTAAGCTTTCAAAATATGATTGGCTGCACCTTCATCACGAAGACTTTACTGGACAGTATGGCAAATTTTGGGGCTCTTCCAAAAATCAGCCATGGTATATCAAACAAGTTCGACAGATGGAAGCTATGGCTAAAGAATTAGGTTATGAAAGTGTCAGTAAAGAGAAAAAGGCAGTAGCCGCCAAAATTAAGGAGTATGTGGGTAATGGTGGCTTTATGTTCTCGATGTGTTCAGGCACTGATACCTTTGATATCGCCCTTGCTGCCCAAGGGGTTGATATCGCTCCCACCCCTTATGACGGCGACCCAATGGATCCCAATGTACAGCAAAAGCTTAATTTTAAAAATACCCTGGCATTCACTGATTTTAAGGTGAGTACAAATCCTGCAGAATATGAACACGCCAATATCGATGTTCCTGTTCAGATTAACGAAGTAGATAAATCGCTAGATTTCTTCACCCTTTTTGAATTCTCCGCTAAATGGGATCCTGTACCCACTATGTTAACTCAAAACCATGTAAGCAGTATACGCGGATTCTACGGACAAACAACAGCATTCCAAAAGGATAAAATCAAAGAATCGGTTGTCATATTAGGCGAAAGTCCCGGTCGAAATATGGTAAAATATGTCCATGGAAATTATGGGCGAGGCACCTTTACATTCTATGCCGGTCATGACCCTGAAGATTATACCCACCGTGTTAATGACCCGCCTACTGACTTAAGCCTGCACACCAGTAGCCCCGGTTATAGACTTATCCTCAATAATATCCTCTTCCCGGCGGCGAAAAAGAAAAAGCGAAAGACGTGA
- a CDS encoding tetratricopeptide repeat protein: protein MLFLAFVPQIGLAQLDNEYFVADQLLRQQKYQQAFQKFNKLYQEQPNNYTYFNKTVECLINLKKYEQAISLAQQAVDQSSYQPRAKIRIGEIYYIAGKKKKAFSIWDNISNKYKKDQQVSLQLARTMSRRRAFDRAITVYNQLQQYHTSSNIISSELADTYLQAGKYEQAIREYLQLVKKSPNRLSFIQQRLIRFKDDYIYDVAILEISDFLKQLSPRHPSYRNLQQLEVWLLMERELYKRALATARKYEALSSNLTYLPFNIGRKLLAAQKFELAEKAYSYYIENQVHSLKYRSMEKLATIYRQWAKYLENYNLGLSSERNELYNKAITTLKSIKNQKPNYRRIDKVLVELSELALDVTHQPDTAAKYLEELRILSGKSLQAKIDYIEGRLHLYNQEYSRARIAFTKSNKQENTGLLAEESRYYLALTDFYSGDYEFAKIQLNALERQNTSYFANDAVQLRIWIQSGLNADSTGMQLRPFANAIEYFSQGKDQLAQNSLQDLFQESSYHPLIDDAILELSLHKTQGNIGFIYKTLSQYLSQYGAGSPLHERLLWERARLADQLVNNKELSSIQDETAGTPKTFGNNEKQVKLPTTVKQLFPIYEEILVHFPNGFYATYVRNRINELQNIQT from the coding sequence ATGTTGTTCTTAGCCTTTGTTCCACAAATAGGGCTGGCACAACTCGATAATGAATATTTTGTGGCTGATCAACTTCTCCGTCAGCAAAAATACCAGCAGGCATTTCAAAAGTTCAACAAACTCTATCAAGAACAACCCAATAACTATACCTATTTCAATAAGACTGTTGAGTGTCTTATAAATCTCAAAAAATATGAGCAAGCAATATCATTAGCTCAACAAGCAGTTGACCAAAGTTCTTACCAACCTCGTGCAAAGATACGAATCGGAGAAATTTATTATATAGCAGGAAAGAAAAAGAAGGCTTTTTCAATTTGGGATAATATTTCGAATAAATATAAAAAAGACCAACAAGTTAGCCTGCAACTTGCTCGTACAATGAGCCGACGGCGGGCATTTGACCGCGCCATTACCGTTTATAATCAACTCCAACAGTATCACACTAGCTCAAATATCATTAGCTCAGAACTAGCCGATACGTACCTGCAAGCCGGGAAATACGAGCAAGCTATTAGAGAATACCTTCAATTGGTAAAAAAAAGCCCCAACCGGTTAAGTTTTATTCAACAACGCTTGATCCGATTTAAAGATGATTATATTTATGATGTAGCAATTTTAGAAATATCAGATTTTTTAAAGCAGCTGTCACCACGTCATCCAAGTTATCGAAATTTACAGCAACTGGAAGTTTGGTTGCTGATGGAACGCGAACTATATAAGCGAGCTCTTGCCACTGCAAGAAAGTATGAAGCCCTATCTTCAAACCTCACCTACTTGCCCTTCAATATAGGTCGCAAATTACTGGCAGCCCAAAAGTTTGAATTGGCTGAAAAAGCATATTCTTATTATATAGAAAATCAGGTTCATTCACTGAAATACAGGTCGATGGAAAAGCTGGCTACCATCTACCGTCAATGGGCCAAATATTTAGAAAACTATAACCTTGGTCTTTCCTCAGAGCGCAATGAACTCTACAACAAAGCAATAACAACACTGAAATCGATCAAAAATCAAAAGCCAAACTACCGCCGCATTGATAAAGTTCTAGTAGAACTGTCAGAGCTTGCGCTCGATGTTACGCATCAGCCTGATACTGCTGCAAAATACCTGGAAGAATTACGTATTCTTTCCGGGAAATCCCTACAAGCAAAAATAGATTATATCGAGGGGCGGTTGCATCTCTATAACCAAGAGTACAGTCGGGCCCGTATTGCTTTTACTAAGAGTAATAAACAAGAAAATACAGGGTTACTCGCTGAAGAAAGCCGATATTATCTTGCACTCACTGATTTTTATTCCGGGGATTACGAATTTGCTAAAATCCAGCTCAATGCCCTAGAACGACAAAACACCTCCTACTTTGCCAATGATGCAGTGCAACTAAGAATATGGATACAAAGTGGTCTCAATGCGGATAGCACTGGAATGCAACTCCGTCCATTTGCTAACGCTATCGAATACTTTTCACAGGGCAAAGATCAGCTTGCCCAAAACAGCCTGCAAGACCTCTTCCAAGAAAGCTCCTACCATCCCCTTATCGATGATGCCATATTAGAACTCAGCTTACATAAAACACAAGGTAATATCGGCTTCATATATAAAACCCTTAGTCAATACCTTAGCCAATATGGTGCGGGGTCACCTCTTCATGAACGGCTCTTATGGGAACGTGCACGTCTAGCCGATCAACTGGTTAATAATAAAGAGCTTTCTTCCATTCAAGATGAAACAGCTGGCACGCCTAAAACATTTGGGAACAACGAGAAACAAGTAAAATTACCAACAACGGTAAAACAACTGTTTCCAATCTATGAGGAAATTTTAGTTCACTTTCCAAACGGCTTTTATGCCACATACGTACGCAATCGAATTAACGAATTGCAAAATATTCAAACCTGA
- a CDS encoding Maf family protein, producing MKQIILASASPRRKKLLNQINLSFEVQPSAIEEEYNPEWPPEKIVCELAMQKGKDIASQFSNTLVIGADTIVTFEDNILEKPKDADDARQMLTQLSGNTHQVYTGVALYKTDHLNNIVDSTTFFEVTDVTFGELDPLDIDTYVKGGSPMDKAGSYGIQDDFGAIFVKRIEGDYNNVVGFPLHSFYNTVRNFAGDLLPKPGNKNR from the coding sequence TTGAAACAGATAATTCTTGCTTCAGCCAGTCCTCGAAGGAAAAAATTATTAAACCAAATCAATCTCTCTTTTGAAGTTCAACCAAGTGCTATTGAGGAAGAGTACAACCCAGAATGGCCACCCGAAAAGATCGTTTGCGAGCTGGCTATGCAAAAAGGAAAAGACATAGCCTCTCAATTTAGCAACACACTTGTGATTGGTGCAGATACCATTGTTACTTTCGAAGACAATATACTTGAGAAACCCAAAGATGCTGATGATGCCCGCCAAATGTTAACACAACTAAGTGGAAATACCCACCAAGTATATACGGGCGTAGCACTATATAAAACAGATCATTTAAATAACATCGTGGACAGTACTACGTTTTTTGAAGTTACAGATGTAACGTTTGGAGAACTTGATCCTCTTGATATTGATACCTATGTGAAGGGAGGCAGCCCCATGGACAAGGCTGGGAGTTATGGTATTCAGGATGATTTTGGTGCAATTTTTGTTAAGCGTATAGAAGGAGACTATAACAATGTGGTAGGATTTCCGCTTCACAGCTTTTATAATACTGTTAGAAATTTTGCAGGCGACCTCTTACCCAAACCTGGAAATAAAAACAGATGA